TTTGCGTTCAACCAATGCGGCGTGGGAAAACGTTGCGCTTCGCAATGAAACGGTCAGGCATGGTGGTTTAGAACAGCAAATACCACCCCAGGCTGCAGTCATAACATTGGGTTTGTTGTCTTTGTCGTAGGTTGCGATAACCCAGGCCGGAGTTGGGTAAGCCATGGGCTTGGCCCCAAGTGAAACTTTCATAACATGTCCTTTATGATGCCGGGTGTTCCCCGGGAAAAAGAAGATTTTTCTCTCATGTCAGGAGAGTGCGATCTGGCGCAACCATAAACTGAAAAAGACATGATGCAAATATGGTTATGCAGTACAGAAGGATGCCGACTATCCGGGAGTATGGAACTCCTCAGGCAAATAAATATAAAATCGGGTTTTTTCTTCAGGTGTTGAGGTGAATTCAATCGTCCCACCAAGATAGCGTTCAACGAAAACTTTGGCTGTATATGCACCGAGTCCACGCATTTTGCCTTTGGTCGAAAAAAAACGGTTGAATACTTGTAAACGAACATCTTCAGATATCACCGTCGAGTTGCTTACGCTGAATATCACCGTATTATCATGTTTGGTGCAATCAAGATGGATATCCTGACCGGATGATGACGCTTCCACGGCATTTTTCACCAGGTTGGTAAAGGCCCGTCCCAAAAGGACAACATCGGTTTCTACGAGCAAATCACCCGCTTTATTGTCAAAAAGGATCGATACGCCGCGCTCTTGTGCCAAACGGCTTAATGAATGTTTGGCACTCACCAGAAAATCCCGAGCGAATGATTGAGACGGACTCACTTTCAATCGCATGGCTTCAGCATCGCTGAGTTCCTTTTGTTGGCGCACCAAATCAATAAGATCGTTGCTGATCTCCACTAAAGTTGAGACAATTGGGATATCAGCAGATTGTTTCTCTGAACTGAGCATGCCAATCATATTGTAGAGAGCGGAGCTCTGATTGAGAATATCGTGAAAAAATAGGCTTTCAAGCGACTGAAGTCGCTTTTCATGTGTGATGTCAAGCAAGCAGACCCAAATGAAATCTTGATCGTGATACGTGAACGGCATGGATTTGATTTCGAGATTGAGTGCCTCTTCTATCCCTGCCTTATGTCGACGAATACGGCACTGATTGATGGCTCCACGTTTTCGCATGGATTCAAGGAGTGCTTGTGCCGCTCCGCAAAAGCGGCACACGTCCGATGCACCGCATCCTCTGGGATCTTTGCCAGCGTGAATGCAGTTGATGGCTTCTCCCAGTCGTCGTCCGATCATGAGGTCGATATCGGCTTGAGGCAGAACATCAATGAACGCCGGATTGCCGTACACGGCTTGTCGCGCTGTATTGAGAATCAACACTGCCATGGGGAGAAAATCGAAAAGAGAAAGAAGAGGAGTCTCTTCAAACAGATGAATTTGTTCAGCAAGAAGCGATTCATCGACTTTGGGGATGTCGGCGAATTCTTCGAAAGTCATGTTTTCTGCCACTGCTTTACTCCATACGCAGACGATTATGTACGCACATTGACCTGTCGTCACTTATGCTAAAAGTCAAGGTGAGAAGCCAGCCAATCACCGAATTCGTCAAAGCTGTGAACTATGACATCAGCTTGCTCGAGTAGGGTTGCTTCATATGTCGTTGTCAACGCGGCGCAGAGCATGCCGGCACGCCGGGCTGCTTCGATTCCCAAAGGAGCGTCTTCAATGACAAGGCAATCTACAGGAGCAACATTGAGTCGAGCTGCACAATCAAGAAACAGCGCTGGAGCGGGTTTGCCTCTCCCTTGAGTCTGATGCAGGGTGGAAATGGCAGGAAAGAGACTGAGTAAATCCAGCTTTTCGGCGATGCCCAAAAACATATCGGGATCCATTGATGTGGCGATGCCAAAAGGGAGTTTGCGGCCGAAACGAGCGAGGAATGCGCGTGCACCGGGGATGAAGGTCACATTGGTTTGAAAACACGATTGGACGATCTCTTGCCGTTGACGAATCAGTTCATCAAGAGGACCAGGGAGCGCGTAGATTTGTGCAAGGACAGCCGTTCCCTCTGCTAAAGACCGCCCGGTGAGCAGACTTTTGACACGGTTTCGTTCATAGGTTTTGCCGTAGTGCTGCAAAAACGCTTCTTGAGACATATCCCACAATGGTTCCGTGTCGATCAGCACACCTTCGGCATCAAAGATCAAGGCACGAATTTTACGGAGGCTCTTTGGATTGTTATTCATTTCATGTTGCTCAATGCAAAGCGAAATCGTATTCTTTATTTTACGGGATCACGTGCACGCCGTGATGTCGTACATCACAGCATAGAAAACAGAGCCGTACGATGATGAAAACGAGCCGTAAACGCAAATACTCTTTGGCAAGAATTGTCTTCTGGAGTTTGACTCTGGTGGGGTGGTTGCCGCTCATTTTCATAGGGATTTTATGGGTTGTGGACGACCATGTCGATTTTCGTCGGTTCGCCACAATGACCCGGCAAGAACATTTTTTAGAGGTGCGTCGGAGACTGAAAAATGTCGTTGACCAAGCGCTTGTCAACATCGCTTATGATAGACAACGCGAGGAAGAGTCCATTGAGACGAGCATTCGTCTCGGACTGGAACAGGACAAGGATTTGTTGATCATCAATGGCACGCATCTCCGTGACATGATTTTCAATCACGCTGATGGAACCAATGCCGTTCACCTGCTTTTGCTTCCTTTTCGAGACATTCCTGGATTTTTCTTTTCCGCCTCTCAACGAGATCAATCGATGCGATTGTTTTCCTCGGATGGTT
Above is a genomic segment from Desulfovibrio inopinatus DSM 10711 containing:
- a CDS encoding sensor histidine kinase, which produces MTFEEFADIPKVDESLLAEQIHLFEETPLLSLFDFLPMAVLILNTARQAVYGNPAFIDVLPQADIDLMIGRRLGEAINCIHAGKDPRGCGASDVCRFCGAAQALLESMRKRGAINQCRIRRHKAGIEEALNLEIKSMPFTYHDQDFIWVCLLDITHEKRLQSLESLFFHDILNQSSALYNMIGMLSSEKQSADIPIVSTLVEISNDLIDLVRQQKELSDAEAMRLKVSPSQSFARDFLVSAKHSLSRLAQERGVSILFDNKAGDLLVETDVVLLGRAFTNLVKNAVEASSSGQDIHLDCTKHDNTVIFSVSNSTVISEDVRLQVFNRFFSTKGKMRGLGAYTAKVFVERYLGGTIEFTSTPEEKTRFYIYLPEEFHTPG
- a CDS encoding HAD family hydrolase; translated protein: MNNNPKSLRKIRALIFDAEGVLIDTEPLWDMSQEAFLQHYGKTYERNRVKSLLTGRSLAEGTAVLAQIYALPGPLDELIRQRQEIVQSCFQTNVTFIPGARAFLARFGRKLPFGIATSMDPDMFLGIAEKLDLLSLFPAISTLHQTQGRGKPAPALFLDCAARLNVAPVDCLVIEDAPLGIEAARRAGMLCAALTTTYEATLLEQADVIVHSFDEFGDWLASHLDF